In Paenibacillus xylanilyticus, the genomic window TGCCATTAATAAATTTTTGAGCAATAACAACTATAATCTTCCCAACTTGTAAATTAAGTGAACGACGGAGGTGGCTCAGGCCCAGATGAACTATACAATACAAGCATCCCAGCGCACACCCGCACTTATTATTTATCTCATTGATATCAGTGCCTCCATGAATATGGTTCTGGAAAACCGCAGACGGATTGATGTCGTCTATGATGCCCTGGCCTTGGCCATCCGCCAGATGGTGTTTCGCTCAACGAAAGGAAATCGATTGACACCTCGCTATCGGATTGCCATCCTTGCATACAGCGATGACGTCTATGACTTGTTGAATGGAATCAAGGGAATCGACGAAATTGCAGCGGTTGGTTCGTTGCCAGACCTGACACCTAAACGTTTCTCGGATTCGGCCAAAGCCTTTCTGCAGGCAGAGAAGATTCTGCAGGCTGAAATACCGAATATGCAGGATTGTCCTGCGCCGCTCGTTTGTCATATGACAGATGGAGTGGCTACGGGCGAAGATCCCGAACCCATTGCCAAACGAATTATGGGCATGAGTGTGCCTGATGGCAATGTACTCGTCGAAAACATTTTTATATCCGATCACCTATTGGAAGGTCCTATCCCTGAACCGAGAAGATGGAAAGGGATATCACCGGAAACCGTTCTTAAGGATGAGCATGGAGAGAAGCTGCGCAATATGTCTTCGGTTCTGCCTGAAAGTTACCGTGAAATGCTTGTCGAGGCGGACTATTTGCTCGCACCCGGTGCATTGATGATGCTGCCAGGCACATGTGCAGAACTGGTGTCCATCGGGTTTCAGATGTCTGCTGCTACGCCTGTGAGATAGGAGGGGATTATTTGAAAACGATGCGATTGGCAGCATTGCCTGCTGGTGAGAGAGGAAGCCAAGGGAAGCAGCGTCGTGGAATCTTTCGTTATGTTAGCGCACAGACCGGTGAACAGCCGCTTACTCGTTATCAGGGTGCTTTTAAGTGTCGCTATGGCTATGGAAGAGCTGCAGAGACGGTTCATCAGGGGGATTCGGGTCAAGACTTTGCTGCCGTTCGCATGGACGGGAATGTATGTACGTTCGTCATGTGTGATGGTGTGGGCATGAGTTACCTTGGAGATTTTGCCGCGCGTTTTCTGGGCAATGCGCTCCTCGAGTGGTTGGAAAAAACCTCTAATCCTACAGTAGAAGCGATGGAGCATCTGCTTCAAGAACTGACGGTTCCCGCATCAGAGCAGTTGAAGAAAATTCAGCTATTGGACAACTCGCCCCTGCTTTTACGCGAAGTGTTAATGGAGAAGCGAAGCAGAGGTAGCCAGGCGATGTATGTCTGTGGTCGAATTGAGCTGTCTCGTGGTATGGGAAAAAGCCGTATCTGGATGGCTTGGCAAGGGGATTCACGCATACGTCTGTGGCGCAATGGTCAGGAACAATCCGGAGCTTTTCAGAACCACTGCCGGACGAATGAACGCTGGTCTACCCTGGAAGGGCCAGTTGGAGGCAAGCCTCATATTTATGAGGCGAAGCTATCCAATGAACCAATTCGTCTGCAGCTGTACACAGATGGTTTGAATGATCTGGATGCCATACAGGCATATATCCCGGATGAACACATTCAGGTACTGCTGGATGCTGCCCACACCGGGGGGCTTGAAGATGATGCCGCTTTCATTGAGCTGGAATGGTAGATGAACTACTTTCGAATAAATCCTTCGTCTTGATTATGTTTCATTAGCGGTAAAAAAACAGCTGAGAAAAAACTTGTCGTTATTGATTTAAAAGGCGCTCTTTTTGGGTAATCTTGTGAAGAATCTACTTAGTTAGCATGCTGCATCATGCTGATACACAAGTCTTGGATGTACATTCTTACATAATTGCTGAGAAGGAGTGGAATGGAGCATGACACAACATAACGACAAGTCTCGGTTTGCAAACAAAATAGCTATCATTACTGGAGCCGGTTCCGGCATTGGTAAGGCAACGGCGTTAAAATTGGCGAATGAAGGTGCTCACGTTGCGTTGTTTGATCTGGTGAATGATCGAATCTCTCAGACGGAAGCCGAAATTAATGCCGTACATCCAGGTGCTGCACGCGCATTCGATGTGGATATCTCCGATCCGGCCCGGGTGGAAAAAGCGGTGCTGGAAACGGTGGAGCTGTTCGGCGGTTTGGACATTGTGTTTGCCAATGCTGGCATTAACGGTGTCTCGGCACCAATTGAGGAAATTCAGGTGGAGGATTGGCAGCGGATCATTACGACCAATCTGGATGGCACCTTCTTTACAATCAAGTACGCTCTCCCACATCTGAAGAAACGCGGCGGGGGAAGCATTGTTATTACGAGTTCCATTAATGGTAACCAACGGTTCACCAGCTTTGGGATGTCGGCATACAGTACATCGAAAGCGGGACAGGTTGCCTTTTCGAAGATGGCTGCACTGGAATTGGCTAGGTTCAAAATCCGGGTTAATGTCATATGTCCGGGAGCCATCGCAACGAATATTGATCAAAGCACGGTAAAAACGGATGAATTGCACCAAATCGTTATTCCAATGGAGTTCCCGGAAGGGGAGCAGCCGCTCGCAGATGGCCCTGGTCAGCCGGAGCATGTGGCCAATCTCGTCGCCTTCCTGGCATCGTCTGAATCCAAACACATTACGGGTGCAGAGATTGTCATTGATGGCGCCGAATCGTTGCTGCGTTAATACACTTGATCCAAAGTAGTCGTTCCTCTGGGACGGCTTTTTTTGTTATAATGCTAACATTCACTTTGGATTGATTATATTGTATGGTGCCTTATGAATTAGGAGCGATAATATGAATATAGAATTACCGATACAACAGGTTTTGCCTGAGCTGAAACAGCTATTTCGAGAGCAGGATACGGGTGTGCTTATCGCAGAGCCCGGGGCAGGTAAAACAACCGTAGTCCCTCTATCCTTATTAGAGGAACCATGGTTAGACGGGCGCAAGATCATAATGCTGGAGCCCCGCAGACTTGCGGCGCGCTCAGCCGCGGCGCGGATGGCCGCAACTCTGAATGAAAACGTGGGACAGACGGTAGGGTACCGTGTCCGCATGGACACTCGGGTCAGTCAGGCCACGCGGATCGAAGTTGTCACAGAAGGGGTACTTACACGCATGCTTCAGCAGGATCAGGGGCTTGAAGATACAGCGATGATTATCTTTGATGAGTTTCACGAGCGTCATCTGCACGGCGATCTTGGTTTGGCTCTGGCTCTGGAATCACGGGCGATGCTGCGTCCAGATCTGAAGGTTCTGATTATGTCGGCAACGCTCGACCCTGACCCGATCTGTACATTGCTTGGGGAAGGGACCCGCTCGATTGATTGTCCGGGACGCACGTTTCCAGTGGAAACCCGTTATGTATCAAAACCCGCTTCAGCTGTGTTGGAGGCGTTCACGGCTCAAGCGGTTGTAAAAGCTTTGGCACAGCAGGAAGGAGACGTACTGGTCTTTCTTCCAGGAGCCAGAGAGATTCACCGGACAGAGCGAGAACTGTCGAAGCTTAATCTTGCTTCTCATGTCGAGGTGCATTGCCTGTATGGCAGCATGCCGATTGAACGTCAGGATGAGGCTGTGAGCCCGGCAGTGGAAGGAAATCGTAAGGTCGTGCTATCTACCTCCATTGCGGAATCAAGCCTTACGCTTCCGGGTGTCAGAGTGGTTGTCGATGCCGGACAGAGTCGTGCATCCGTATTTTCACCGCGCACAGGCATGAGCCGGCTTGTTACCCAGCCGGTGTCCAAGGCTTCAGCCGATCAGCGGCGGGGGCGTGCAGGGCGAATTGCACCTGGGGTGTGCTATAGATTGTGGAGCGAAGAGGTTCATGACGGTCTGCCAGATGCAGCCAGACCGGAGATTGCCTCCGCGGACCTCGCACCGCTGGCGCTGGAGCTTGCCGCCTGGGGTGTCCAGTCCCCTGCAGAACTGCAGTGGCTGGACATCCCGCCTGCCGCGGCCTACGGCCAGGCACAGGCGCTGCTGCGCCAACTGGGCGGCCTGGATGACGCAGGCCGCATCACGCCCTTCGGGCGGCGGATGAACGCGCTTGGCGTGCATCCGCGACTGGCCAGCATGCTGCTCCGCGCGGCGGAGCTTGGGCTGGCCAGCTACGCCAGCATGCTGGCGGCACTGCTGCAGGAGCCTGCCGGCCTCCGCAGCAGTGGCAGTGCAGGCGCGGGCACCGATCTGCGCCCGCGCGTGGAAGCGCTGCTGTTGGCCAGCAGCAGCGGTACGCCGCAAGCGGCTGCGTCGGTCGCAGACCTCGCTGCCGTACGGCGCATCCTTCAGGAGAGCCGACAGCTGCGCACGGCTCTCGGCCCGGCGCCGGAGGATCCGGAACGGCCGGACGAGGACAGCTGCGGGCTGCTGCTGTCCTTCGCCTATCCGGACCGGATCGGGCAGCGCCGGGAGGACGGCCGCTACCTGCTGAGCAGCGGCCGCGGGGTACGGCTCAGCCAGGCGGAGTCGCTGAGCCGTTCAGCCTATCTGGTCGCTGCCGAGGCGGACGACCAGGGCGCGGATGCACGCATCCTGCTGGCTGCACCGGTGGGTGAGCAGCTCTTGCTGGACTATGGTGCTGATCTCATAGAAGAGGATGTGCAGATTGCATGGGATCGCAGTACACGAAGTGTGCGGGCTCATCGAAGGCTGCGAATTGGAGCAATCCTGATGAAGGAGAGCAGTATCGCACAGCCTCCGGAAGATCTGGTGCTGGAGGCGCTGCTAAGCGGAATCCGCACAGAAGGTCAGGACTGTCTGCCTTGGACCAAATCATCCAGGCAGCTGGCGGACAGATTGCGTTTTCTGCATCGTCATCTGCCGGGGTGGCCGGATCTCGCGGCGGATCATGTATCAGCGGAACTTGAAGATCAACTCAGTCCTTTTTTGGCAGGAATGCGTTCAGCTTCGGATCTGAAGAAACTGTCCATGCAGGACGTGTTACTTAGCGGATTGAGCTGGGAACAACGGCAGCAATTGGACCGGGAGGCGCCAACTCATATTCAGGTTCCCAGCGGATCACGCATTCCGGTAGATTATAGCCGACCTGAAGATCCTACACTGGCGGTACGACTTCAGGAAATGTTCGGGCAGCAGGATACACCGCGTATTGCTGGAGGTCGGGTGCCGTTAACCCTGCATCTGCTGTCCCCTGCGCACCGCCCTGTTCAGGTGACCCGGGATTTGACGAACTTTTGGCGGGAGACGTATTTCGAGGTGAAAAAAGACTTGAAAGGCCGATATCCAAAGCATTACTGGCCAGACAATCCGTTGGAGGCCATGGCGACCAATCGGGCGAAGCCGCGCACATAGAGAGCTTGATGTTTTTTTTCGCTCACCAATGCATATTCAAAAGCTTGGATATTGATCTGGCTTTTCAGAGAACCCTTTGATAAAAATGGCTTCATAAGCTTATGTTTTATGAGGGAATAAAGCTGTATATATTCGTGTTTGCGCACGATATAATGGCTGGAAGCGTTTGAAAGAAAATGGTGCGGGTAATAACATAGCGAAGCGAACTCTTAAATAATTAGGAGGAATTCACTATGCAGAAGAAAATCGTAGGTGTTTTTGATACAGAACGTGAGGCATCTCAAGCCATAGAGGGCTTGAAAGCGCAAGGATTCAGTTCAGACGAAATTTCGGTAGTGACGCAGGATCGGGACGAGTTGAAGGCCATCCGGGAAGAGACGGGAACCAAGGCGCCGGAAGGTGTGGCAGCAGGTGCAGCCACTGGTGGCGTATTAGGTGGCGTAGCCGGGCTGTTGGCGGGTATCGGGGCTCTGGCCATTCCAGGTATAGGTCCAATTTTGGCGGCAGGTCCGATTGCAGCAGCGTTTACGGGAGCGGCAGTAGGCGCCGGTGCAGGCGGTTTGGTCGGTGGACTTGTCGGACTCGGTATTCCCGAAGAGGATGCCAAACAGTATGAGGAATATGTACAAAACGGCAAAATCCTTCTCCTGGTTGACTCCACCGATCGCGATTCGGATGTCTATGATGTATTCAGCAACACGAGCTATCTGAATCGTGATCGATACGCAGCTCATGGTACG contains:
- a CDS encoding general stress protein — protein: MQKKIVGVFDTEREASQAIEGLKAQGFSSDEISVVTQDRDELKAIREETGTKAPEGVAAGAATGGVLGGVAGLLAGIGALAIPGIGPILAAGPIAAAFTGAAVGAGAGGLVGGLVGLGIPEEDAKQYEEYVQNGKILLLVDSTDRDSDVYDVFSNTSYLNRDRYAAHGTDVPAERTDLDMEERRLEAQEKAARFGNNTFL
- the hrpB gene encoding ATP-dependent helicase HrpB — translated: MNIELPIQQVLPELKQLFREQDTGVLIAEPGAGKTTVVPLSLLEEPWLDGRKIIMLEPRRLAARSAAARMAATLNENVGQTVGYRVRMDTRVSQATRIEVVTEGVLTRMLQQDQGLEDTAMIIFDEFHERHLHGDLGLALALESRAMLRPDLKVLIMSATLDPDPICTLLGEGTRSIDCPGRTFPVETRYVSKPASAVLEAFTAQAVVKALAQQEGDVLVFLPGAREIHRTERELSKLNLASHVEVHCLYGSMPIERQDEAVSPAVEGNRKVVLSTSIAESSLTLPGVRVVVDAGQSRASVFSPRTGMSRLVTQPVSKASADQRRGRAGRIAPGVCYRLWSEEVHDGLPDAARPEIASADLAPLALELAAWGVQSPAELQWLDIPPAAAYGQAQALLRQLGGLDDAGRITPFGRRMNALGVHPRLASMLLRAAELGLASYASMLAALLQEPAGLRSSGSAGAGTDLRPRVEALLLASSSGTPQAAASVADLAAVRRILQESRQLRTALGPAPEDPERPDEDSCGLLLSFAYPDRIGQRREDGRYLLSSGRGVRLSQAESLSRSAYLVAAEADDQGADARILLAAPVGEQLLLDYGADLIEEDVQIAWDRSTRSVRAHRRLRIGAILMKESSIAQPPEDLVLEALLSGIRTEGQDCLPWTKSSRQLADRLRFLHRHLPGWPDLAADHVSAELEDQLSPFLAGMRSASDLKKLSMQDVLLSGLSWEQRQQLDREAPTHIQVPSGSRIPVDYSRPEDPTLAVRLQEMFGQQDTPRIAGGRVPLTLHLLSPAHRPVQVTRDLTNFWRETYFEVKKDLKGRYPKHYWPDNPLEAMATNRAKPRT
- a CDS encoding SDR family oxidoreductase; translated protein: MTQHNDKSRFANKIAIITGAGSGIGKATALKLANEGAHVALFDLVNDRISQTEAEINAVHPGAARAFDVDISDPARVEKAVLETVELFGGLDIVFANAGINGVSAPIEEIQVEDWQRIITTNLDGTFFTIKYALPHLKKRGGGSIVITSSINGNQRFTSFGMSAYSTSKAGQVAFSKMAALELARFKIRVNVICPGAIATNIDQSTVKTDELHQIVIPMEFPEGEQPLADGPGQPEHVANLVAFLASSESKHITGAEIVIDGAESLLR
- a CDS encoding protein phosphatase 2C domain-containing protein; translation: MRLAALPAGERGSQGKQRRGIFRYVSAQTGEQPLTRYQGAFKCRYGYGRAAETVHQGDSGQDFAAVRMDGNVCTFVMCDGVGMSYLGDFAARFLGNALLEWLEKTSNPTVEAMEHLLQELTVPASEQLKKIQLLDNSPLLLREVLMEKRSRGSQAMYVCGRIELSRGMGKSRIWMAWQGDSRIRLWRNGQEQSGAFQNHCRTNERWSTLEGPVGGKPHIYEAKLSNEPIRLQLYTDGLNDLDAIQAYIPDEHIQVLLDAAHTGGLEDDAAFIELEW
- a CDS encoding vWA domain-containing protein, which gives rise to MNYTIQASQRTPALIIYLIDISASMNMVLENRRRIDVVYDALALAIRQMVFRSTKGNRLTPRYRIAILAYSDDVYDLLNGIKGIDEIAAVGSLPDLTPKRFSDSAKAFLQAEKILQAEIPNMQDCPAPLVCHMTDGVATGEDPEPIAKRIMGMSVPDGNVLVENIFISDHLLEGPIPEPRRWKGISPETVLKDEHGEKLRNMSSVLPESYREMLVEADYLLAPGALMMLPGTCAELVSIGFQMSAATPVR